Sequence from the Longibacter salinarum genome:
CTGCTGGTCTGCACGCTCCGGGTGTTCGATCAATGCGATGCCGTCGGACACATCATCGTGGCGGCTCCGGCCGAAGATGTGCGCCGCGTGAGTGATCGTCTGCAGGAGGCGGGTCTCCGAAAGCTTACAGCCGTTGTGGAAGGTGGAGCGTCGAGGCAGGGAAGCGTGCGGAATGCCCTCCGTGCCGTTCCATCGTCGGTCAACGTCGTGCTGGTTCACGATGCGGTTCGTCCGTTTATTCGTGCGCATCACGTGTCTGGCGTTGTCGACGCGGTGCGCGAGCATGGAGCGGCTTCGCTCGCGGTTCCGGTCGTGGACACGTTGCGGCGCCAGGAAGGGAAGAACTTTGGTGCCACGGTCGACCGGGACGGCCTCTATCGCATGCAGACGCCCCAGGGGTTCCGGCGCGACTGGCTGGAAACCGCCCACCGCGAGGCGCGCACGAAAGATGTACCGGCAACGGACGACGTCGAGCTCGTACAGCGGCTCGGACACAGCGTCCGAAGCGTCGAAGGCAGCGCCTACAACGTCAAAATCACGACACCAACCGATTGGTCACTGGCGACGGCAATCTGGCCGCGCTGGTGTGAGGGCGGAATGGAGGGAGAGGCGGCCTCCTCGTCACAGTAGAAGCATCCTCGTATCGATTCATGCAAATCCTTCTCTGGTATCATGCGCGTTGGTTTTGGGTATGACGTTCACCGTCTGGTTGAGGGACGGCCGCTCATTTTGGGCGGCGTGACCATTCCCCATGACCGCGGCCTTGAGGGGCACTCCGATGCCGATGCGCTCCTGCATGCGATTACAGACGCAATTCTTGGCGCAGCCGGACTTGGCGATATCGGTTCCCATTTTCCCGATACCGATGCCGAATGGAAGGACGCCGACAGCACAAAGTTGTTGGCGATGGCGATGGACGCCGTGCGCCAGGCGGGCTTCCGGATCGGAAATATCGACGCAACGGTCGTGCTCGAGCGGCCGAAACTGCGCCCGCACATTGATGACATGCGCGAGGCGATCGCAGATGCGGTCGGATGCGGAATCGACGTAGTGTCCGTGAAAGCAACGACCAACGAAGGGATGGGCTTCG
This genomic interval carries:
- the ispF gene encoding 2-C-methyl-D-erythritol 2,4-cyclodiphosphate synthase, whose translation is MRVGFGYDVHRLVEGRPLILGGVTIPHDRGLEGHSDADALLHAITDAILGAAGLGDIGSHFPDTDAEWKDADSTKLLAMAMDAVRQAGFRIGNIDATVVLERPKLRPHIDDMREAIADAVGCGIDVVSVKATTNEGMGFVGVEEGAAAYAVALLVPSE
- the ispD gene encoding 2-C-methyl-D-erythritol 4-phosphate cytidylyltransferase; the protein is MSESVSHDPHSDNDASQDAAADASTPAPEPSTMDRAMQERRSRQTAVAGAAEGEPDVAVLVPAAGSGTRMGEGTRKQYRELGGDPLLVCTLRVFDQCDAVGHIIVAAPAEDVRRVSDRLQEAGLRKLTAVVEGGASRQGSVRNALRAVPSSVNVVLVHDAVRPFIRAHHVSGVVDAVREHGAASLAVPVVDTLRRQEGKNFGATVDRDGLYRMQTPQGFRRDWLETAHREARTKDVPATDDVELVQRLGHSVRSVEGSAYNVKITTPTDWSLATAIWPRWCEGGMEGEAASSSQ